In Zea mays cultivar B73 chromosome 7, Zm-B73-REFERENCE-NAM-5.0, whole genome shotgun sequence, the following proteins share a genomic window:
- the LOC103632745 gene encoding uncharacterized protein, with protein sequence MYIYIYISIYLSTEMRPSSASSPRPVSTRSVHHHHILKGRDHHILKGREEMEQLPDDMLVEILSRLPPSSLAASRCVSKHLCSIVDARRLLRTGHLLPLRLDAFYCISLASVDRETYLFARPSVARRIPGACLDFRVDLEVVDHCNGLLLLCDMVFRLLNPATRQSAALPKAPDPSIENMLGVATVWAGTAPHRPPFYLFTDFNLVYDPMAESPEHFEVFLIPVLLCGHSGLMSDNITINLEEQEWPPSTYRTHVFSSRSWRWEERSWVRQGEPTGTMADMLRSEHGWNHKAVYFRGALYVHYSNESVMRISISKDRNTYQMMRLPAIRSKQIVKRATFYLGKSEKGVYCALFYWAQDDSDPQFRVWSLMEEEMNGRDGQIHMKWLIKTSISLKPLLAQLHHCGHDLTPDEWRIIYNRHDRDLVGSSAQDDIDDEWDFENAHEIVLEAPNNVNDWYPIDFLVFHPYKEIVFFSLSWKTISYNLNTTKVRQLGCAAHIPVGIKTCFPYTPCYLTMEKLTNS encoded by the exons atgtatatatatatatatatatctatctatctatctacagAGATGAGACCTAGCAGCGCATCTTCTCCTCGACCTGTATCGACACGTTCAGTCCACCACCATCATATCCTTAAGGGAAGAGATCATCATATTCTCAAGGGAAGGGAAGAGATGGAGCAGCTACCTGACGATATGCTTGTGGAAATCCTGAGCCGCCTCCCGCCCAGCAGCCTAGCGGCGTCACGCTGCGTCTCCAAGCACTTGTGCTCCATCGTGGACGCCCGACGTCTCCTGCGCACCGGCCACCTCCTTCctctccgcctcgacgccttctactGCATCAGCCTGGCCTCGGTCGATCGGGAGACATATCTTTTCGCACGGCCATCGGTAGCGCGTCGGATCCCCGGCGCCTGCCTTGACTTCAGGGTAGATCTTGAGGTTGTGGATCACTGCAACGGTCTACTGTTGCTGTGTGACATGGTTTTCAGGTTGCTGAACCCTGCCACACGGCAATCGGCAGCCCTGCCTAAAGCCCCGGATCCATCCATTGAGAACATGCTTGGGGTCGCCACAGTTTGGGCCGGGACAGCGCCGCACCGCCCCCCATTTTACTTGTTTACAGACTTTAATCTTGTGTACGACCCCATGGCCGAGTCGCCGGAGCATTTCGAGGTATTTCTGATCCCCGTGTTATTGTGCGGCCATAGTGGTTTGATGTCCGACAATATCACCATCAACCTTGAGGAGCAAGAATGGCCGCCATCGACATACAGAACCCACGTCTTCTCGTCGAGGAGCTGGAGGTGGGAGGAGAGGTCCTGGGTCCGCCAAGGGGAGCCTACGGGGACCATGGCCGATATGCTGCGATCTGAGCATGGTTGGAATCACAAGGCTGTTTATTTTCGAGGAGCACTCTATGTGCATTATTCAAATGAATCTGTCATGAG GATATCCATATCCAAGGACAGGAATACGTATCAAATGATGAGACTTCCAGCAATACGGAGCAAACAGATAGTTAAGCGTGCTACCTTTTACTTGGGAAAATCTGAGAAAGGAGTATATTGTGCGTTGTTTTATTGGGCCCAGGATGACAGCGACCCCCAGTTTCGAGTCTGGTCTCTTATGGAGGAAGAGATGAATGGACGTGATGGACAAATTCATATGAAGTGGTTGATAAAGACTAGCATCAGCCTTAAACCCCTGCTGGCACAACTTCATCATTGTGGTCACGACTTGACTCCAGATGAATGGAGGATCATCTATAACCGCCATGACCGTGACCTTGTTGGTTCGTCTGCACAAGATGATATTGATGATGAATGGGACTTTGAAAATGCTCATGAGATTGTCCTTGAAGCACCTAACAATGTTAATGACTGGTACCCTATAGATTTTCTCGTATTTCATCCTTACAAGGAGATTGTCTTCTTTTCCTTATCATGGAAGACAATATCTTATAATTTGAATACCACAAAGGTTCGACAGCTGGGCTGCGCAGCTCATATACCGGTGGGCATAAAAACTTGTTTTCCATACACACCCTGCTACCTGACGATGGAGAAATTAACTAACAGTTGA